The proteins below come from a single Chrysoperla carnea chromosome 1, inChrCarn1.1, whole genome shotgun sequence genomic window:
- the LOC123301077 gene encoding fumarylacetoacetate hydrolase domain-containing protein 2, which produces MVVNMNKIFFNSKKLLNSSAAIKQLLLNTRDQKRNFSVSSCLSMRFVQYTVNGGPQRLGAQICTGGDIFDISAVDSTIPNSLPKFLAADKSVHERAKRIVAAASSLVYYKDVKLLSPVTHPDKVVCVGLNYSGHCEEQNKPFPKEPTVFSKFSSTICGPTDDIVLPSVSTRVDYEVELAVIIGKQGKNIPKAKAYDHVFGYTIAQDITARDWQKRNGGQWLLGKAMDTFCPLGPAVVTKEVIDDPHNLDIKCTVNGQERQCANTNELIFKVDFIISYLSELFTLYPGDVILTGTPAGVGVFRNPPLYLQKGDVIESEIEGIGKMINKVV; this is translated from the exons atggtagtaaatatgaataaaatcttttttaattcaaaaaagcTATTAAATTCAAGTGCAGCAATAAAACAACTGTTACTCAATACTCGTGAtcagaaaagaaatttttcagtcTCAAGTTGTTTAAGTATGCGTTTTGTACAATATACAGTAAATGGTGGCCCACAACGTTTAGGTGCCCAAATTTGTACTGGAggtgatatttttgatatcagTGCTGTTGATTCAACAATACCAAATTCTTTGCCAAAATTTTTGGCCGCTGATAAATCTGTTCATGAACGAGCTAAAAg aatcgTTGCCGCAGCTTCTTCTTTGGTTTATTACAAAGATGTGAAACTTCTTTCACCGGTCACACATCCAGATAAAGTGGTATGTGTAGGATTAAACTACAGTGGTCATTGTGAGGAACAGAATAAGCCCTTTCCTAAAGAACCTACAGTTTTTAGCAAGTTTTCATCAACCATATGCGGTCCAACTGATGATATAGTTTTACCCAGCGTTTCGACG agAGTTGATTATGAAGTTGAATTGGCTGTAATTATTGGTAAACAAGGTAAAAATATTCCTAAAGCTAAAGCTTACGATCACGTGTTTGGATATACAATCGCACAAGATATCACTGCGCGAGATTGGCAAAAACGAAATGGCGGTCAGTGGTTACTAGGCAAAGCAATGGATACATTTTGTCCATTGGGACCGGCTGTGGTTACAAAAGAAGTTATCGACGATCCCCACAATTTAGATATTAAATGTACTGTTAATGGACAAGAGAGACAGTGTGCAAATACAAATGAGTTGATatttaaagttgattttataatttcctACTTATCAGA GTTATTTACATTATATCCAGGTGATGTAATTTTAACAGGGACACCTGCTGGAGTGGGTGTGTTTAGAAATCCTCCTCTATATTTACAAAAAGGTGATGTAATTGAAAGTGAAATTGAAGGTAtcggaaaaatgataaataaagtagtttaa
- the LOC123305632 gene encoding oocyte zinc finger protein XlCOF6.1-like produces MEHESIKEENNTTEDHEIIKKEILEENVTAKHKRIDFNEEVSMDKYKKIKLEHQLNTEFIIKDEIFDESDSMEHESIKEENNTTEDHEIIKKEILEENVTAKHKRIDFNEEVSMDKYKKIKLEHQLNTEFIIKDEIFDEDDLEHQSIQKEDKNISCDVCHAKLADQYRLIEHKRIHTGEKPFSCEVCDKSFTQRKRLTAHKRTHTGEKPFSCEVCDKSFTRRNNLKRHKRTHTGEKPFPCEVCDKSFFHKEGLECHKRTHTGEKPFSCEVCDKSFFHKKSFEYHKRTHTGEKPFSCEVCDESFTQRSNLTTHKRTHTGEKPFSCEVCDKSFTQRISLTAHKRTHTGEKPFSCEVCDKSFFHKEGLEYHKRTHTGEKPFSCEVCDKSFIQRTNLTAHKRTHTGEKPFSCEVCDKSFTRRTTLKAHKRTHTG; encoded by the coding sequence ATGGAACATGAatcaattaaagaagaaaataatacaaCGGAAGatcatgaaataattaaaaaggaaaTACTAGAAGAAAATGTTACAGCAAAACACAAAcggattgattttaatgaagaaGTTTCCatggataaatataaaaaaattaaacttgaacatcaattaaatacagaatttattataaaagatgaaatatttgatgaaagtgATTCTATGGAACATGAatcaattaaagaagaaaataatacaaCGGAAGatcatgaaataattaaaaaggaaaTACTAGAAGAAAATGTTACAGCAAAACACAAAcggattgattttaatgaagaaGTTTCCatggataaatataaaaaaattaaacttgaacatcaattaaatacagaatttattataaaagatgaaatatttgatgaagATGATTTAGAACATCAATCAATTCAAAAAGAAGACAAGAATATTTCATGTGACGTTTGTCATGCAAAATTAGCTGATCAATACCGTTTAATTGAACATAAACGAATacacactggagaaaaacctttttcttgtgaagtttgtgataaatcatttactcagcGAAAACGTTTAACAGCACATAAACGGAcccatactggagaaaaacctttttcttgtgaagtttgtgataaatcatttactcggcgaaacaatttaaaaagacataaacggactcatactggagaaaaaccttttccttgtgaagtttgtgataaatcattttttcacaAAGAAGGTTTAGAGTGTCACAAAcggactcatactggagaaaaacctttttcttgtgaagtttgtgataaatcattttttcacaaaaaaagtttcgagTATCACAAAcggactcatactggagaaaaaccattttcttgtgaagtttgtgatGAATCATTTACTCAGCGAAGCAATTTAACAACacataaacggactcatactggagaaaaacctttttcttgtgaagtttgtgataaatcatttactcagcGAATCAGTTTAACAGCacataaacggactcataccggagaaaaacctttttcttgtgaagtttgtgataaatcattttttcacaAAGAAGGTTTAGAGTATCACAAAcggactcatactggagaaaaacctttttcttgtgaagtttgtgataaatcatttattcaGCGAACCAATTTAACAGCacataaacggactcatactggagaaaaacctttttcttgtgaagtttgtgataaatcatttactcgGCGAACCACTTTAAAAGCacataaacggactcatactggataa
- the LOC123297553 gene encoding 39S ribosomal protein L35, mitochondrial, with amino-acid sequence MFRAVLNCGRRHSVWFSQIVKNVTRVPNHPITFESTAPRNFSMLQTQSNRPTYNSQLVSVNLLNNPKVIQLCNNMTIRTVTKFSLQKGKRKTVKAALKRFYRLNWGGWIRTRAGRHKHLWKKSPALRKRLREHVFVNATQSTLLDKMVTKYWKRPKYYVDDPYEAYHTREEWIFTRRKPLP; translated from the exons ATGTTTCGTGCAGTTTTAAATTGCG gacGTAGACATTCCGTATGGTTTtctcaaattgtaaaaaatgttaccagAGTTCCCAATCATCCAATTACATTTGAAAGTACCGCaccgagaaatttttcgatgttaCAAACACAATCGAATAGGCCCACATATAATTCACAATTAGTatcagtaaatttattaaataatccgAAAGTTAttcaattatgtaataatatgacAATTCGTACCGTGACCAAATTTTCGTTACAAAAAggaaaacgtaaaacagttaaagcagctttaaaaagattttatcgATTAAATTGGGGTGGTTGGATTCGAACACGAGCTGGAAGACACAAACATTTATGGAAAAAATCTCCTGCGTTAAGAAAACGTTTACGGGaacatgtttttgtaaatgCAACACAGTCGACACTGCTTGATAAAATGGTTACCAAATATTGGAAAAGACCGAAGTATTACGTGGATGATCCTTACGAAGCATATCACACACGAGAGGAATGGATTTTTACACGACGTAAACCTTTAccttaa